The Halobacterium sp. CBA1132 genome has a segment encoding these proteins:
- a CDS encoding HAD-IIA family hydrolase: MNVRGAVVDLDGTVVRGETLIPGAREAIAALRERVSRVLFLTNNPTIAPREYAARLRALGIDATAGDVLTSTDATVAYLRENHGDERAFPIAEASIVDQLRDADVPLTDDPDAADVVVAGYHREFHFRDLQAALDALDDETAFVGTDRDTTIPTEDGRSPGSGAIIRAVAGVTEREPDAVLGKPSATTARLAADRIGVPSDECVLVGDRLDTDIEMGERTGMTTVLVRTGVSGDADLADSDVRPDYVCDSLADVPGLLD; the protein is encoded by the coding sequence ATGAACGTCCGTGGCGCCGTCGTGGACCTCGACGGCACCGTCGTCCGCGGCGAGACGCTGATTCCGGGCGCCCGCGAGGCAATCGCGGCGCTCCGGGAGCGCGTGAGTCGCGTGCTCTTCCTGACGAACAACCCCACAATCGCGCCCCGAGAGTACGCCGCGCGACTCCGAGCGTTGGGCATCGACGCGACCGCAGGGGACGTGCTCACGTCCACGGACGCGACCGTCGCGTACCTCCGCGAGAACCACGGCGACGAGCGCGCGTTCCCCATCGCGGAGGCCTCGATAGTCGACCAGCTCCGGGACGCCGACGTCCCGCTGACCGACGACCCCGACGCCGCCGACGTGGTCGTCGCGGGCTACCACCGCGAGTTCCACTTCCGGGACCTACAAGCCGCGCTGGACGCGCTCGACGACGAGACGGCGTTCGTCGGGACGGACCGCGACACGACGATTCCCACGGAGGACGGCCGGTCGCCGGGCTCCGGGGCAATTATCCGCGCGGTCGCAGGGGTGACCGAGCGGGAGCCGGACGCCGTCCTCGGGAAGCCGTCGGCCACGACCGCGCGCCTCGCCGCCGACCGCATCGGCGTACCCAGCGACGAGTGCGTGCTCGTCGGCGACCGCCTCGACACGGACATCGAAATGGGCGAACGCACAGGGATGACGACGGTACTCGTGCGGACCGGCGTCAGCGGCGACGCGGACCTCGCGGACAGCGACGTGCGACCAGACTACGTCTGCGACTCGCTCGCGGACGTGCCCGGCCTGCTGGACTAG
- the ligA gene encoding ATP-dependent DNA ligase LigA: MEFGSFAARAADVEATDADLDVVAKVADLLAEAGDDLAVVARFVQGRVFPAHSETKLDIGPRLCYEALARAASTNVTVDDVEERLAETGDIGEVAASLDLGGQAGLGAFASGDADDGLTVADVYEDLTALAAAEGDGSQDEKVTLLFGLFNDCSGEEARYLARLVLGEMRIGVGEGAVRDAIAAAFDVPVAAAERALQVSNDYGLVAVTARDEGEAGLDEIHLEVGRPVQAMLAQAGTVADALDEWDEAAVETKFDGARVQVHWDGDEVSLYSRNMEDVTSALPELVEFVEGNVDAPVILDGEAVAVDDDGDPLPFQEILKRFRRKHDVAQMRDEIRVELNAFDCLHAEGEDLLDAPFRARHERLREVVDDESAVSEILVTDDADEIAAFEADALEAGHEGIMLKDPDAAYTPGDRGKHWLKRKPDVETLDLVVTGAEWGEGRRASFLGTFALSARDEENDEFETIGKVATGITDEELADLTELLEPHVRSEDGQAVDLEPAVVFEVGYEEIQTSPTYGSGYALRFPRFVSVREDKTPETADTIERVERLADQQG, encoded by the coding sequence ATGGAATTCGGCTCGTTCGCCGCGCGCGCCGCCGACGTGGAGGCGACTGACGCGGACCTCGACGTCGTCGCGAAGGTCGCCGACCTGCTCGCCGAGGCGGGCGACGACCTCGCAGTGGTCGCGCGGTTCGTACAGGGGCGAGTGTTCCCGGCGCACTCGGAGACGAAACTCGACATCGGCCCGCGCCTCTGCTACGAGGCGCTGGCGCGCGCGGCGTCGACGAACGTCACCGTCGACGACGTCGAGGAGCGCCTCGCGGAGACGGGCGACATCGGCGAGGTCGCGGCGAGTCTCGACCTCGGCGGGCAGGCGGGACTGGGCGCGTTCGCAAGCGGGGACGCCGACGACGGCCTGACGGTCGCGGACGTGTACGAGGATTTGACCGCGCTCGCGGCCGCCGAGGGCGACGGCAGCCAAGACGAGAAGGTGACCCTCCTCTTCGGACTGTTCAACGACTGCTCGGGCGAGGAAGCCCGGTACCTCGCGCGGCTCGTCCTCGGGGAGATGCGCATCGGCGTCGGCGAGGGCGCGGTCCGGGACGCCATCGCGGCGGCCTTCGACGTGCCCGTGGCGGCCGCCGAGCGCGCGCTCCAAGTCTCGAACGACTACGGCCTCGTAGCCGTCACCGCCCGCGACGAGGGCGAGGCCGGCCTCGACGAGATACACCTCGAAGTCGGGCGGCCCGTGCAGGCGATGCTCGCGCAGGCGGGCACGGTCGCCGACGCCCTCGACGAGTGGGACGAGGCCGCCGTGGAGACGAAGTTCGACGGCGCACGCGTTCAAGTCCACTGGGACGGCGACGAGGTGTCGCTGTACTCGCGGAACATGGAGGACGTGACGAGCGCGCTCCCGGAACTCGTGGAGTTCGTGGAGGGGAACGTCGACGCGCCCGTGATTCTGGACGGCGAAGCGGTCGCGGTCGACGACGACGGCGACCCGCTGCCGTTCCAAGAGATTCTCAAGCGGTTCCGCCGCAAGCACGACGTCGCACAGATGCGCGACGAGATTCGCGTCGAATTGAACGCCTTCGACTGCCTGCACGCCGAGGGCGAAGACTTGCTGGACGCGCCGTTCCGGGCGCGCCACGAGCGCCTCCGGGAGGTCGTCGACGACGAGTCGGCGGTCTCGGAAATTCTGGTCACCGACGACGCCGACGAGATTGCGGCCTTCGAGGCGGACGCCCTCGAAGCCGGCCACGAGGGCATCATGCTGAAGGACCCGGACGCGGCGTACACGCCCGGCGACCGCGGGAAGCACTGGCTGAAGCGCAAGCCCGACGTGGAGACGCTGGACTTGGTAGTGACGGGCGCGGAGTGGGGCGAAGGCCGGCGCGCTTCCTTCCTCGGGACGTTCGCGCTGTCCGCGCGCGACGAGGAGAACGACGAGTTCGAGACCATCGGGAAGGTCGCCACCGGTATCACTGACGAGGAGCTCGCGGACCTCACGGAACTACTGGAGCCACACGTTCGCTCGGAGGACGGCCAGGCGGTCGACCTCGAACCCGCGGTCGTCTTCGAGGTCGGCTACGAGGAGATTCAGACGTCGCCGACGTACGGGTCGGGGTACGCGCTCCGGTTCCCGCGGTTCGTCTCCGTGCGCGAGGACAAGACCCCGGAGACGGCGGACACCATCGAGCGCGTCGAGCGCCTCGCCGACCAGCAGGGCTGA
- the psmB gene encoding archaeal proteasome endopeptidase complex subunit beta gives MFNSNEGTEFARNQARFGGTQNPYEPEVGSLPDGDRSAADDEYVNKTGTTIVGLTTDDGVVMASDMRASLGGRVVSNKDVQKVEEIQPNAALSMSGSVGGAQSFIRSLRAEANLYEARRGEYMNVNALATMASNLLRGGPFFRVVPILGGVDDDGGHVFSLDPSGSSLSDNYTAQGSGMPYALGVLEQEFSDDLSTDEAVQVAAQAIDSASERDTASGNGIHVTKITRENVEIIGHKDVDDVL, from the coding sequence ATGTTCAACAGCAACGAGGGCACGGAGTTCGCCCGGAACCAGGCGCGGTTCGGCGGCACCCAGAACCCCTACGAGCCGGAAGTCGGCTCTCTCCCCGATGGCGACCGCTCGGCGGCCGACGACGAGTACGTCAACAAGACCGGCACCACCATCGTCGGCCTCACCACCGACGACGGCGTCGTGATGGCCTCCGACATGCGCGCGAGCCTCGGCGGCCGCGTCGTCTCCAACAAGGACGTCCAGAAGGTCGAAGAGATTCAGCCCAACGCGGCGCTGTCGATGTCCGGCTCCGTCGGTGGCGCGCAGAGCTTCATCCGCTCGCTGCGCGCGGAAGCGAACCTCTACGAGGCCCGCCGCGGCGAGTACATGAACGTCAACGCGCTCGCGACGATGGCGTCGAACCTCCTCCGCGGCGGTCCGTTCTTCCGCGTCGTCCCGATTCTGGGCGGCGTCGACGACGACGGCGGCCACGTCTTCAGCCTCGACCCCTCGGGGAGTTCGCTCTCGGACAACTACACCGCGCAGGGCTCCGGGATGCCGTACGCGCTCGGTGTGCTCGAACAGGAGTTCAGCGACGACCTCAGCACCGACGAGGCCGTGCAGGTGGCCGCACAGGCCATCGACTCCGCCAGCGAGCGCGACACCGCGTCCGGTAACGGTATCCACGTCACGAAGATCACCCGCGAGAACGTCGAAATCATCGGCCACAAGGACGTCGACGACGTCCTGTAA
- a CDS encoding DUF555 domain-containing protein, with the protein MSNYVVAMEAAWLVRDVENSDDAIGVAVSEAGKRLNDQDLDYVEVEAGVTTCPACAEPLDAAFLAANTALVGLVLELTVFNADSVEHAERIAKSEVGGALRDVPLEVIEVVEEGGEEEAERENE; encoded by the coding sequence ATGAGCAACTACGTCGTTGCGATGGAAGCCGCCTGGTTGGTCCGTGACGTCGAGAACTCCGACGACGCCATCGGCGTCGCCGTGAGCGAAGCCGGCAAACGACTGAACGACCAAGACCTCGACTACGTGGAAGTCGAGGCGGGCGTCACAACGTGTCCCGCCTGCGCCGAACCGCTGGACGCCGCGTTCCTCGCGGCGAACACCGCGCTCGTCGGTCTCGTCCTCGAACTCACCGTGTTCAACGCGGACAGCGTCGAGCACGCCGAGCGCATCGCGAAGAGCGAGGTCGGCGGCGCGCTCCGCGACGTCCCCCTCGAAGTCATCGAAGTCGTCGAGGAGGGCGGCGAGGAGGAAGCCGAGCGAGAGAACGAATAA
- a CDS encoding CBS domain-containing protein, with product MRLPTPKDLRERRTSLELTQSALAERAGVSQPLIARIEGGDVDPRLSTLRRIVEALDEAEGDVVRARTLMHEDVISVAPEDAVSDAVEKMQNAGYSQLPVITNGVPVGSISDSDVVHAGEDVGDHPVRDVMSESFPTVSEDATLDEISSLLDHYKAVMVTHDGETVGIITQADVAARIS from the coding sequence ATGCGTTTGCCGACGCCGAAGGACTTGCGCGAACGCCGCACCTCCCTTGAGCTCACGCAGAGCGCCCTCGCCGAGCGCGCGGGCGTCTCACAGCCGCTCATCGCCCGCATCGAGGGCGGCGACGTCGACCCGCGACTGTCGACGCTGCGCCGCATCGTCGAGGCGCTGGACGAAGCCGAGGGCGACGTCGTCCGCGCGAGAACACTCATGCACGAGGACGTCATCAGCGTCGCTCCCGAGGACGCCGTCAGCGACGCTGTCGAGAAGATGCAGAACGCCGGCTACTCACAGCTCCCGGTCATCACGAACGGCGTCCCAGTCGGCTCGATAAGCGACAGCGACGTCGTCCACGCCGGCGAGGACGTCGGCGACCACCCCGTCCGAGACGTGATGAGCGAGAGCTTCCCCACCGTCTCCGAGGACGCCACGCTCGACGAGATTTCGAGTCTGCTCGACCACTACAAGGCCGTCATGGTCACCCACGACGGCGAGACGGTCGGCATCATCACGCAGGCCGACGTCGCCGCGCGCATCAGCTAG
- the purM gene encoding phosphoribosylformylglycinamidine cyclo-ligase, whose translation MSDGSDDELTYAEAGVDIEDSEAATAALVGAVSEVGDTTEYAGLVDLGDQYLALATDGVGTKLLVAVAMEDYSTVGIDCIAMNVNDLVAAGVEPAAFVDYLAVDVPDETRAAELGEGLAAGAEEAGVALVGGETAVMPEVVNDFDLAGTVAGIATDDDLLAGEARAGDVLVGFASSGIHSNGLTLAREAADRAGGFDEPFPGDEYDTVGEALLEPTRIYTYLLDALHEYDVRAAAHVTGGGWTNLERMGAHRYDVTDPLPAQVVFEFVQDAGNVSDEEMHRTFNMGTGFVVAVDPADADALVAATDGEKIGDVAESDESSVEIRGLSL comes from the coding sequence ATGAGCGACGGGAGCGACGACGAACTCACGTACGCCGAGGCTGGCGTGGACATCGAGGACAGCGAGGCGGCGACCGCGGCGCTGGTCGGCGCCGTCTCCGAGGTCGGGGACACCACCGAGTACGCGGGACTGGTGGACCTCGGCGACCAGTACCTCGCGCTCGCGACCGACGGCGTCGGCACGAAACTACTCGTAGCGGTCGCGATGGAGGACTACTCGACGGTGGGTATCGACTGCATCGCGATGAACGTCAACGACCTCGTGGCGGCGGGCGTCGAGCCCGCGGCGTTCGTGGACTACCTCGCCGTGGACGTGCCCGACGAGACGCGCGCTGCCGAATTGGGCGAGGGACTGGCAGCGGGCGCAGAAGAGGCGGGCGTGGCGCTCGTCGGCGGCGAGACGGCCGTGATGCCGGAGGTCGTGAACGACTTCGACCTCGCGGGCACGGTCGCCGGCATCGCGACCGACGACGACTTGCTCGCCGGTGAAGCACGGGCAGGCGACGTGCTCGTCGGGTTCGCGTCGTCGGGCATCCACTCGAACGGGCTCACGCTCGCGCGTGAAGCGGCGGACCGTGCGGGCGGCTTCGACGAGCCGTTCCCCGGGGACGAGTACGACACCGTGGGCGAGGCGCTGCTGGAGCCGACCCGCATCTACACGTACCTGCTCGATGCGCTGCACGAATACGACGTGCGCGCCGCGGCCCACGTCACGGGCGGCGGGTGGACGAACCTCGAACGCATGGGCGCCCACCGCTACGACGTGACCGACCCGCTGCCGGCGCAGGTCGTCTTCGAGTTCGTGCAGGACGCGGGCAACGTCAGCGACGAGGAGATGCACCGGACGTTCAACATGGGCACCGGGTTCGTCGTCGCCGTCGACCCGGCGGATGCGGACGCGCTCGTCGCCGCGACTGACGGCGAGAAAATCGGTGACGTCGCGGAGAGCGACGAGTCGAGCGTCGAGATTCGCGGACTGTCGCTCTAG
- a CDS encoding Zn-dependent protease: MNFSNRELRDLLVAWLALGLAFSLLSVRVSVTTIGDVLASAPFLEEFALSLATVGVAFLLHELAHKVVAVRFGQHAEFRADFGMLALAVAGGLAGFLFAAPGAVHHRGRITPREHGLIALAGPLTNVALAVVSLGLLLTVAPDAGWRALYINVLLSGFNMIPFGPLDGATVLQWSKPVYAVAAVITIGPALVFFLGI, encoded by the coding sequence ATGAACTTCAGTAACCGCGAACTCCGGGACCTGCTCGTCGCGTGGCTGGCGCTCGGACTGGCGTTCAGCCTGCTGTCCGTGCGCGTCTCCGTGACGACCATCGGGGACGTGCTGGCGAGCGCGCCGTTCCTCGAAGAGTTCGCGTTGAGCCTCGCGACCGTCGGCGTCGCGTTCCTCCTGCACGAACTCGCGCACAAGGTCGTCGCGGTGCGCTTCGGCCAGCACGCGGAGTTCCGCGCGGACTTCGGGATGCTCGCGCTCGCCGTCGCGGGCGGGCTCGCGGGGTTCCTGTTCGCGGCGCCGGGCGCGGTCCACCACCGGGGCCGCATTACGCCCCGCGAACACGGCCTCATCGCGCTCGCGGGACCGCTGACGAACGTCGCGCTCGCAGTGGTCTCACTGGGCCTGCTGCTGACCGTCGCGCCCGACGCCGGGTGGCGCGCGCTCTACATCAACGTGTTGCTGTCGGGGTTCAACATGATTCCGTTCGGGCCGCTGGACGGCGCGACCGTCCTCCAGTGGAGCAAGCCCGTGTACGCGGTGGCTGCCGTGATTACGATCGGGCCGGCGCTGGTGTTCTTCCTCGGTATATAG
- a CDS encoding TraB/GumN family protein has product MSEESAATREGSVRVVGTAHVSADSVEEVERVVEEENPDTVAVELDEGRYRQMQGDAPEDLDASDLLKGSMAFQFLAYWLLSYVQQRLGDKFGIEPGADMKAGIDAAERIGADVALVDRDIQVTIQRFWARMTGVEKLRLVGELALGVTDSRTLGLGFGAFVGFVVGVAAEFIAGPFLLPPPPATIGVVETALVVLSGLAEAVLFAGVGALVFGAVFVALFARAAPEEDIEEFTMDDLTDADVVSAMMEEFRRFSPAGAQALIDERDAYIAHNLVALRAQGKHVVAVLGAGHREGVEHYLDHPEDLPPMESLTGTQSKRFSVARVFGLLITVGFLAFFVLLVMAGVDNTVLLQVFGAWFLFNGLISLAAAKLAGAHWTSAGVGGAVAWLTSINPLLAPGWFAGYVELRYLSVRVADIGTLNELMDDQETPIRDLLGQMIDVPLFRLIAVVAMTNIGSIVASVLFPFVVLPLIGGPFDSVGAVTDAMVRGAQNSADAIWGLVR; this is encoded by the coding sequence ATGAGTGAGGAATCCGCGGCGACCCGCGAGGGCTCCGTTCGGGTCGTCGGGACCGCCCACGTCTCCGCGGACAGCGTCGAGGAGGTCGAGCGGGTGGTCGAGGAGGAGAACCCGGACACGGTCGCCGTCGAACTGGACGAGGGCCGCTACCGGCAGATGCAGGGCGACGCGCCGGAGGACCTCGACGCCAGCGACCTCCTGAAGGGGAGCATGGCGTTCCAGTTCCTGGCGTACTGGCTGCTGTCGTACGTCCAGCAGCGCCTCGGCGACAAGTTCGGCATCGAACCCGGGGCGGACATGAAGGCGGGCATCGACGCCGCCGAGCGCATCGGCGCGGACGTGGCGCTCGTCGACCGCGACATCCAGGTGACGATTCAGCGCTTCTGGGCGCGCATGACTGGCGTCGAGAAGCTCAGACTGGTCGGGGAACTCGCGCTCGGCGTCACCGACAGCAGGACGCTCGGCCTGGGCTTCGGCGCGTTCGTCGGCTTCGTCGTTGGCGTCGCCGCGGAGTTCATCGCTGGGCCGTTCCTGCTGCCGCCGCCGCCCGCGACCATCGGCGTCGTGGAGACGGCGCTGGTCGTGCTGTCGGGGCTGGCCGAAGCCGTGCTGTTCGCGGGCGTCGGCGCACTCGTGTTCGGCGCGGTGTTCGTCGCGCTGTTCGCGCGGGCCGCGCCAGAGGAGGACATCGAGGAGTTCACGATGGACGACCTGACGGACGCCGACGTGGTGTCGGCGATGATGGAGGAGTTCCGGCGGTTCAGCCCCGCCGGTGCGCAGGCGCTCATCGACGAGCGCGACGCCTACATCGCGCACAACCTCGTCGCGTTGCGCGCGCAGGGCAAACACGTCGTCGCGGTGCTGGGCGCGGGCCACCGCGAGGGCGTCGAACACTACCTCGACCACCCCGAGGACCTCCCGCCGATGGAGTCACTGACCGGGACGCAGAGCAAGCGGTTCTCGGTCGCGCGCGTCTTCGGCCTGCTGATTACGGTCGGCTTCCTCGCGTTCTTCGTGTTGCTGGTGATGGCGGGTGTGGACAACACCGTCCTCCTGCAGGTGTTCGGCGCGTGGTTTCTATTCAACGGCCTAATCTCGCTGGCCGCGGCGAAACTCGCGGGCGCACACTGGACGAGCGCGGGCGTCGGCGGCGCGGTGGCGTGGCTGACGAGCATCAATCCGCTGCTCGCGCCCGGGTGGTTCGCGGGCTACGTCGAACTGCGCTACCTCTCCGTGCGCGTCGCCGACATCGGCACGCTGAACGAACTCATGGACGACCAGGAGACGCCGATTCGGGACCTGCTCGGCCAGATGATAGACGTGCCGCTGTTCCGACTCATCGCGGTGGTCGCGATGACGAACATCGGCAGCATCGTCGCCAGCGTCCTGTTCCCGTTCGTCGTGTTGCCGCTCATCGGCGGCCCCTTCGACAGCGTCGGCGCGGTCACTGACGCGATGGTCCGGGGCGCGCAGAACAGCGCGGACGCCATCTGGGGGCTGGTGCGATGA
- a CDS encoding acyl-CoA thioesterase, with translation MTESARLMDSYTEMTELLLPNDTNNLGRALGGAVLHWMDICAAIASMRFSGRQCVTASMDHVDFIAPIEMGEVAVVEAFVFDVGRSSIDVKVEVRAEDPVEGTERKTTTSFFTFVALDDDGKPTDVPRLACETEAEEALRQDALDAHAEQQ, from the coding sequence ATGACCGAATCCGCGCGCCTGATGGACTCCTACACGGAGATGACGGAACTGCTGTTGCCCAACGACACGAACAACCTCGGCCGCGCGCTCGGTGGCGCGGTCCTGCACTGGATGGACATCTGCGCGGCCATCGCGTCGATGCGGTTCTCCGGCCGACAGTGCGTCACCGCGTCGATGGACCACGTCGACTTCATCGCGCCAATCGAGATGGGGGAGGTCGCCGTCGTGGAGGCGTTCGTCTTCGACGTCGGTCGCTCCAGCATCGACGTGAAGGTCGAGGTGCGCGCCGAGGACCCCGTGGAGGGAACCGAGCGCAAGACCACGACGTCGTTTTTCACGTTCGTCGCGCTCGACGACGACGGGAAGCCCACGGACGTTCCGCGGTTGGCCTGCGAGACGGAAGCCGAGGAAGCGCTCCGGCAGGACGCGCTCGACGCGCACGCCGAACAGCAGTAG
- a CDS encoding histidine kinase N-terminal 7TM domain-containing protein, with product MIGVTDALTAVLLVSVAVSVAAALLAWRERPEPGASALVLMLGGVVWWAGFLVFELQAESVARKMLWSDVQWVGVVVIPLSWLLFTLAYTGRDEYVRPQVVAGLAVVPAVTVLLAATSSSHDLLYQSTSVVSYGDLELLYRTGGPWYWVVAAYTYVLGVLGFIPLVGLIRSNAMLFRGQSAALLFGSLTPWVTNILSVAGLLPLPEFDPTPIAFAATGVAFLGALTQFNLFSKIPAPNWRARRLVFERMDDAALVVDSHGYVVDANESAELLLGRARADAIGESVSSMLPSLGPLDADCRPEHVTIDVDGDPTPFDASVTPVHDIRDRLIGRVVTFHDVSRYLRQKQRLEVLNRAFRHNVRTDTQMILGYASQLSPDSDKEREAVDIIEQRAARIGALGEKARVIVDLLEREEDTQVPANLDELLDGRVRRLRDTYPDVTVDVSAFPPGCQLPATLGAVVWNVLENAAEHNTSDDPHVDVDVEVGADRVEIRVTDNGPGVDESEYAALERGTETPLHHASGLGLWLIHWGTDIAGGRVTFADNEPTGTVVTLDVPRLDD from the coding sequence GTGATTGGGGTCACCGACGCCCTGACGGCAGTGCTGCTGGTCAGCGTCGCAGTGAGCGTCGCCGCGGCGCTGTTGGCGTGGCGGGAACGCCCCGAGCCGGGCGCGTCGGCGCTGGTCCTCATGCTCGGCGGCGTCGTCTGGTGGGCGGGATTCCTCGTGTTCGAACTGCAGGCGGAATCCGTCGCGCGGAAGATGCTCTGGTCGGACGTCCAGTGGGTCGGCGTGGTTGTCATCCCCCTCTCGTGGCTGCTGTTCACGCTCGCGTACACCGGCCGCGACGAGTACGTGCGCCCGCAGGTGGTCGCCGGACTCGCCGTCGTACCCGCCGTCACCGTGCTGTTGGCGGCGACCAGCAGTTCCCACGACCTGCTCTACCAGTCGACGAGCGTGGTCTCCTACGGCGACCTCGAGTTACTCTACCGCACCGGCGGGCCGTGGTACTGGGTGGTCGCGGCATACACGTACGTGCTCGGCGTGCTCGGGTTCATCCCGCTCGTCGGGCTGATTCGGAGCAACGCGATGCTGTTCCGCGGGCAGAGCGCCGCCCTCCTGTTCGGGTCGCTGACGCCGTGGGTGACGAACATCCTCTCGGTCGCGGGCCTGCTCCCGCTGCCCGAGTTCGACCCCACGCCAATCGCGTTCGCCGCCACCGGCGTGGCGTTCCTCGGCGCGCTCACGCAGTTCAACCTCTTCAGCAAGATCCCCGCGCCGAACTGGCGGGCGCGCCGACTCGTCTTCGAGCGGATGGACGACGCCGCGCTCGTCGTCGACAGTCACGGCTACGTCGTCGACGCCAACGAGAGCGCGGAACTGCTGTTGGGCCGCGCGCGCGCCGACGCCATCGGGGAGTCGGTGTCCTCGATGCTGCCGTCGCTCGGCCCGCTCGACGCGGACTGCCGGCCCGAGCACGTCACCATCGACGTCGACGGCGACCCGACACCGTTCGACGCGTCCGTGACGCCCGTCCACGACATCCGCGACCGGCTCATCGGGCGCGTCGTCACGTTCCACGACGTCAGTCGGTACCTCCGGCAGAAGCAGCGCCTCGAAGTCCTGAACCGCGCGTTCCGACACAACGTTCGCACCGACACCCAGATGATTCTCGGGTACGCGAGCCAGCTCTCCCCGGACTCCGACAAGGAGCGCGAAGCCGTCGACATTATCGAGCAGCGCGCGGCTAGAATCGGAGCGCTCGGCGAGAAGGCGCGCGTCATCGTCGACCTCCTCGAACGCGAGGAGGACACACAGGTGCCGGCGAACCTCGACGAACTGCTCGACGGCCGCGTGCGGCGACTCCGCGACACGTACCCCGACGTGACTGTCGATGTCTCGGCGTTCCCGCCGGGCTGCCAGTTGCCGGCGACGCTCGGAGCCGTCGTCTGGAACGTCCTCGAGAACGCCGCCGAGCACAACACCAGCGACGACCCGCACGTGGATGTCGACGTCGAAGTGGGAGCCGACCGCGTCGAGATTCGCGTCACCGACAACGGACCCGGCGTCGACGAGAGCGAGTACGCGGCCCTTGAGCGCGGGACCGAGACACCCCTGCACCACGCCAGCGGCCTCGGCCTGTGGCTGATTCACTGGGGCACGGACATCGCTGGCGGGCGCGTGACGTTCGCGGACAACGAGCCGACGGGCACCGTCGTCACGCTGGACGTGCCGCGCCTCGACGACTGA
- a CDS encoding UbiA family prenyltransferase encodes MSQKEDRRAMFPGDSAWLLVQFARVLAGVKRLWTLLFYSSAYLSVITVVEVGIAMAVLSLPPSPAPAVVGLVAFAVYANDRIADVDDDEIDKPGQAAFVRRYEGTLYAAAALAYGVAVALAMLGGPLALALALLPGAFWVLYASDWLPRIGAGLRRLKDVLLVNTAVVALAWAVSLTFLPVAFADRGVTPAVVVVFAYFFLRSFVDTELPNVRDRAGDREAGVRTLPVVIGVERTRLALYAVDVATAALLAYAVTAGYLSLVVAFALGAGLAYSLVVTTLLVRYADHPWLTVAPEFEYVVVGAVLAVVAVM; translated from the coding sequence ATGTCACAGAAAGAAGACCGCCGGGCGATGTTCCCCGGCGACTCGGCGTGGTTGCTCGTACAGTTCGCTCGCGTTCTCGCGGGCGTGAAACGACTCTGGACGCTCCTGTTCTACAGTTCGGCGTACCTCTCGGTGATTACGGTCGTCGAGGTGGGTATCGCGATGGCAGTGCTGTCGCTGCCACCGAGTCCCGCGCCCGCGGTGGTCGGACTGGTGGCGTTCGCGGTCTACGCGAACGACCGCATCGCCGACGTCGACGACGACGAAATCGACAAACCCGGGCAGGCCGCGTTCGTGCGCCGCTACGAGGGCACGCTGTACGCCGCGGCGGCGCTCGCGTACGGCGTCGCCGTCGCGCTCGCGATGCTCGGCGGACCGCTGGCGCTCGCGCTGGCGCTGCTCCCGGGCGCGTTCTGGGTGCTGTACGCCAGCGACTGGCTGCCGCGCATCGGCGCGGGGCTGCGGCGACTGAAAGACGTCCTCCTCGTCAACACGGCCGTCGTCGCGCTGGCGTGGGCGGTGTCGTTGACGTTCCTGCCGGTGGCGTTCGCGGACCGCGGCGTGACCCCCGCCGTCGTGGTCGTGTTCGCGTACTTCTTCCTGCGGTCGTTCGTCGACACCGAACTCCCGAACGTCCGCGACCGAGCGGGCGACCGGGAGGCCGGCGTCCGCACGCTCCCAGTCGTGATTGGCGTCGAACGCACACGACTCGCGCTCTACGCCGTCGACGTCGCCACCGCGGCGCTCCTCGCGTACGCCGTCACCGCGGGCTACCTCTCGCTCGTGGTCGCGTTCGCGCTCGGCGCGGGCCTCGCGTACTCGCTGGTCGTCACGACCCTGCTGGTGCGCTACGCCGACCATCCGTGGCTGACGGTCGCGCCCGAGTTCGAGTACGTAGTCGTCGGCGCGGTACTGGCCGTGGTCGCCGTGATGTAG